Proteins found in one Bartonella krasnovii genomic segment:
- a CDS encoding MFS transporter — MAIDYEVKKLLYGCAAMSGVRLITGSFHAFFWLSMGVSVTQLALLQIVFSVAICIFEVPCGILGDKIGVKQNVIFSCFFFSLFFFLCIYAPNLSVLIPAEIIYALAFALCSGADSAWIKGLIDGSLYKGSLVYHQVNAYKRELTAFMNMIAGALGVLIVLSMDNYQSAYYFCSFGFLVLVFWFSRVRGVGIASVGSSQLRNSGSLLHATEAFVYLVTSKIGLYYILICGFIVAALQPIFHFWQPFILEQTGALDNATGKTKILILGLCFVSYSFVKYLFNRFVIKYLMQKYAPMAITLCSLVLSAVVMLALLLVANSWAPIILFTIFHSFFSVPVTQFEAEFFKHIQQKNANTVLSIVSFLARIFGILALILIGWLASNIGIEAAFCFALLCICLVIPLNLAWLYTDKKLIKGEGA, encoded by the coding sequence ATGGCGATAGATTATGAAGTTAAAAAATTGCTCTATGGCTGTGCGGCAATGAGCGGGGTTCGGCTGATTACAGGTTCCTTCCATGCTTTTTTTTGGTTGTCTATGGGCGTTAGTGTAACACAGCTCGCTTTGTTGCAAATTGTGTTTAGCGTGGCTATTTGTATTTTTGAAGTACCGTGTGGGATTTTAGGAGATAAAATCGGCGTTAAACAAAATGTTATCTTTTCATGTTTCTTTTTTTCACTCTTCTTCTTTTTATGTATCTACGCGCCTAATCTTTCTGTCTTAATTCCGGCAGAAATTATTTATGCTTTAGCCTTTGCTTTATGTTCTGGCGCTGATAGCGCGTGGATTAAAGGTTTAATCGACGGCAGTCTTTACAAGGGTAGTTTGGTCTATCACCAAGTAAACGCCTATAAGCGGGAACTAACAGCATTCATGAATATGATTGCTGGTGCACTAGGTGTTCTTATTGTTTTGTCTATGGATAATTATCAGTCGGCATATTATTTTTGTTCTTTTGGGTTTCTCGTGCTTGTATTCTGGTTTAGTCGGGTGAGGGGAGTGGGTATTGCATCCGTTGGGAGTAGTCAGCTAAGAAACTCAGGTTCTTTGTTGCATGCAACAGAAGCTTTTGTTTATTTAGTTACCTCAAAAATCGGGTTATATTATATATTGATATGTGGTTTTATTGTTGCTGCCTTGCAGCCAATATTTCATTTTTGGCAACCTTTTATTTTGGAACAAACAGGAGCATTAGATAATGCAACAGGGAAGACTAAAATTCTTATTCTTGGCCTGTGCTTTGTGTCTTATAGTTTTGTCAAATACTTATTTAATCGCTTTGTCATTAAATATCTTATGCAAAAATATGCTCCTATGGCGATAACTTTGTGCTCGCTAGTCCTGAGTGCTGTTGTTATGCTTGCTCTGCTTCTTGTTGCGAACAGTTGGGCTCCCATTATTTTATTCACCATATTTCACAGTTTTTTTTCTGTCCCTGTGACGCAGTTTGAAGCAGAATTTTTTAAACATATTCAACAAAAGAACGCGAATACGGTTTTATCTATTGTGAGTTTTCTTGCGCGTATTTTTGGTATTTTAGCGCTTATACTGATTGGTTGGTTGGCAAGTAATATTGGTATAGAAGCAGCTTTTTGTTTCGCTTTGCTTTGTATATGTTTGGTTATCCCGCTTAATTTGGCCTGGCTTTATACTGATAAAAAGTTAATAAAAGGCGAGGGGGCTTGA
- a CDS encoding GNAT family N-acetyltransferase, whose protein sequence is MDKIAGHIFFDCSDKDKAYLARLYVLPSYQRLGICEKLLEQAIAINKIQGRIHLKVNSENIKGLSFCEKLGFKRIGQLYEDGGTLLIMEKEI, encoded by the coding sequence ATGGACAAAATTGCTGGCCATATATTTTTTGATTGTTCTGATAAGGATAAAGCTTATTTAGCAAGGCTTTATGTGCTACCTTCCTATCAGCGTTTAGGAATCTGCGAAAAACTGCTTGAACAAGCTATAGCGATCAATAAGATACAAGGTAGGATTCATCTTAAAGTGAACAGCGAGAATATCAAAGGCCTTTCCTTTTGTGAAAAATTAGGTTTTAAGAGAATTGGTCAATTATACGAAGATGGGGGAACACTTTTGATTATGGAGAAAGAGATATAA
- a CDS encoding class I SAM-dependent methyltransferase, with the protein MDKDASIHHESVLLDLAGSTGYSLRYYFEKTGSSVEGISISEVAIIIARELAAKLAADGRLRYQVSDACRLPFYTETFTYVLGECNFAFIRAREQALSEVSCVLKGEGVLCTSNFYYRRTPSDKMIIDIYSA; encoded by the coding sequence TTGGATAAGGATGCTAGCATTCATCACGAGTCTGTGTTGTTGGATCTTGCTGGCTCTACCGGTTACAGTTTGCGTTATTATTTTGAAAAAACTGGATCTTCTGTTGAGGGCATTAGTATATCTGAAGTAGCAATCATTATTGCTCGCGAGTTAGCAGCTAAGCTTGCAGCGGATGGCCGTTTACGCTATCAAGTTTCTGACGCCTGCAGGCTTCCTTTTTATACAGAAACGTTCACTTATGTACTCGGTGAATGTAATTTTGCATTTATTCGAGCAAGAGAACAAGCCCTGTCTGAGGTCAGTTGTGTTTTGAAAGGAGAGGGCGTTCTTTGTACTTCAAATTTTTACTATAGAAGGACGCCTAGCGATAAAATGATTATTGACATTTATAGCGCCTAG